The following coding sequences are from one Paenibacillus sp. FSL R5-0912 window:
- a CDS encoding ABC transporter substrate-binding protein: MKWSKKSSAVLASLMLTSVVAAGCGGGNNAANSPAGSAQPDGAASSALKPYEVVMVFPDAPQKDNELVQNTMNDYLKKTYPDLNMTVKLNPIDWGAWSDKTNLMMASGDKMDLLFTADWLGFQQQVTKGGLLPLDDLLAKYGPDIEAVEKDYHEPAKRDGKLYGIHTHQELGGTQGVYLNKELVDKYKFDLTALKSGKVEELEPMLQTIKENEPGITPLVAPSFPLEAYYSSTNLDSIVSIAAINTVGTAADDYTVINSFTTPRYMELAKLTNKWYKAGYINKDALTPGLDAWKKMLAGKGFAFVGDMDILADMEIGKAAISPNGSIKAGREMLQIPLNIDRLQTGKMTATMYAISKSSEDPERAMMLLNLFYKDKELLTLFNFGIEGKHYVLKDGQIALPEGQTTDSVGYYHDNMWQLGNQMLNYTRVGEDPNKYQNYEKFNEQISSNPSRIFGFVFDPEPVKNELISIDNANKTFVDGLKSGQLDPEEVVPKMLEKQKAAGADKVIAEAQKQLDAWLKANGKK, from the coding sequence ATGAAGTGGTCAAAAAAGAGTTCTGCAGTGCTGGCATCGTTGATGTTGACTTCAGTCGTAGCGGCTGGTTGCGGCGGCGGGAACAATGCAGCGAATTCACCGGCGGGTTCAGCTCAGCCGGACGGGGCTGCCAGCTCGGCGCTGAAGCCTTATGAAGTCGTAATGGTGTTCCCCGATGCGCCGCAAAAAGACAATGAATTGGTTCAGAATACGATGAATGATTATCTGAAGAAGACTTATCCGGACCTTAACATGACTGTTAAGCTGAATCCCATTGACTGGGGGGCCTGGAGCGATAAAACGAACCTGATGATGGCTTCCGGCGACAAAATGGATTTGCTGTTTACGGCGGATTGGCTGGGCTTCCAGCAGCAGGTTACCAAAGGCGGGCTGCTGCCGCTAGATGATCTGCTCGCCAAGTACGGTCCTGATATCGAAGCGGTAGAGAAGGATTATCACGAGCCGGCTAAACGCGACGGCAAGCTGTATGGTATCCATACCCACCAAGAACTGGGCGGCACTCAGGGCGTTTATTTGAACAAAGAACTTGTGGATAAATATAAGTTTGATCTGACTGCACTGAAGTCGGGTAAAGTCGAGGAACTGGAGCCTATGCTCCAAACCATCAAGGAGAACGAACCGGGTATTACGCCTTTAGTGGCACCTAGCTTTCCGCTCGAGGCTTACTATTCATCTACGAATCTGGACTCTATTGTAAGCATCGCTGCCATCAATACCGTAGGAACGGCTGCTGATGATTATACAGTAATCAATTCATTCACTACTCCGCGGTATATGGAGCTGGCCAAGCTGACCAACAAGTGGTACAAGGCAGGATATATCAACAAGGATGCACTGACACCCGGTTTAGATGCCTGGAAGAAAATGCTGGCCGGCAAAGGGTTCGCCTTTGTGGGGGATATGGATATTCTGGCGGATATGGAAATCGGCAAAGCAGCTATTTCGCCGAATGGTTCGATTAAAGCGGGCCGTGAAATGCTGCAGATTCCGCTTAATATTGACCGTTTGCAGACCGGAAAGATGACAGCAACCATGTATGCGATTTCAAAAAGCTCGGAAGATCCAGAACGTGCCATGATGCTGCTTAACCTCTTTTATAAAGACAAGGAATTGCTGACCCTCTTTAATTTCGGAATTGAAGGCAAACATTATGTGCTTAAAGATGGTCAAATTGCCCTGCCGGAAGGCCAAACTACGGATAGCGTCGGCTATTATCATGATAATATGTGGCAACTCGGCAATCAAATGCTTAACTACACCCGGGTGGGAGAAGATCCGAATAAATACCAGAATTATGAGAAATTCAATGAACAGATCTCTTCGAACCCTTCCCGGATCTTTGGATTTGTATTTGATCCGGAGCCTGTAAAGAATGAATTGATCTCCATCGACAATGCCAATAAAACGTTTGTTGACGGGCTGAAGTCCGGTCAATTGGATCCGGAAGAGGTTGTTCCTAAGATGCTGGAGAAACAAAAAGCAGCGGGAGCCGACAAAGTAATCGCTGAAGCGCAAAAACAGCTTGATGCCTGGCTTAAAGCAAACGGCAAGAAATAA
- a CDS encoding glycoside hydrolase family 66 protein, whose translation MENSMLAYIDMYPDQAQYKSGQTGNLIVELETREDKMLELVAKFYKLEQQVAEETVRISTEQGLRQTVRIPLFTEDTEWAGYGVQATVFCDKVAVSTAYTSYDIADHWSRAPRYGFLSDFRTDESGDFRDVESMNKFHLNVIQFYDWMYRHDDLVPRQDEFVDPMGRTMSYKVIREKVAALHDKGMAAMAYGAVYTGLKDFLQAHPEWGLYDRKGEPFQLIDLFYIMDITPDSPWTDHIVEQFRQAVRAGFDGIHMDQYGFPKKAMRRIEGKEEVVDLAECYPPLIDRTQAAVKEIKAEAGVIFNNVGNYPISKTASSDQEALYIEVWPPVVRLRELKGLIDNARSLSPDKPVILSAYLPSFYPEAGHDKEWAENGALLTMASIFASGGYHLLLGEDHGMLTMPYYPDYAVMRPEFAVEVRRYYDFIVRFGTLIHDTQLEDVSYTYTAGVNTEITFEGKVPFAPNGDINSVWTIIKRMPGYQILQLINLAGLEDDYWEHGKKQRPEPQTGVVCNLLIEQPLECIYTASPDDLNQEVCFLDYEIVPHGQGLAARFTLPSLKIWSMIVVKYCL comes from the coding sequence ATGGAAAATTCAATGCTGGCCTATATAGATATGTATCCCGATCAAGCCCAGTACAAATCCGGCCAAACGGGCAACCTTATAGTCGAACTGGAGACCCGAGAGGATAAGATGCTGGAGCTCGTTGCCAAGTTCTACAAGTTAGAACAGCAGGTTGCCGAAGAAACAGTTAGAATCAGTACGGAACAAGGATTGAGACAAACGGTGCGCATTCCCTTGTTCACAGAAGATACAGAGTGGGCCGGTTACGGGGTCCAGGCTACCGTTTTTTGCGATAAAGTTGCCGTGTCAACTGCCTATACTTCGTACGATATTGCCGATCATTGGAGCCGGGCGCCCCGGTATGGCTTTTTAAGCGATTTTCGGACGGATGAATCCGGAGATTTCCGTGACGTTGAAAGTATGAACAAATTCCACCTGAATGTCATACAGTTCTATGATTGGATGTATCGCCATGATGATCTTGTTCCCCGTCAGGACGAATTTGTCGATCCGATGGGCCGGACCATGTCCTATAAAGTGATCCGTGAAAAAGTGGCAGCCTTGCACGATAAAGGGATGGCAGCCATGGCTTATGGGGCAGTGTACACGGGTCTTAAGGATTTTTTACAGGCACATCCGGAATGGGGACTTTATGACCGCAAGGGTGAGCCGTTTCAATTAATCGACTTGTTCTATATTATGGACATCACACCCGACTCCCCTTGGACCGATCATATTGTTGAACAGTTCCGTCAGGCCGTAAGGGCCGGATTCGACGGGATTCATATGGATCAATACGGCTTTCCCAAGAAAGCAATGCGCCGGATCGAAGGCAAAGAAGAAGTGGTCGATCTGGCGGAATGTTATCCGCCGCTGATTGACCGGACCCAGGCGGCAGTGAAGGAAATCAAGGCAGAGGCAGGGGTTATCTTCAATAATGTGGGCAACTACCCTATAAGCAAGACTGCTTCTTCGGATCAGGAGGCGCTTTATATTGAAGTGTGGCCGCCTGTCGTCCGGTTGCGTGAGCTGAAGGGACTTATTGATAATGCGCGTTCACTTAGCCCGGACAAGCCGGTTATCCTGTCCGCGTATCTCCCCTCCTTCTACCCGGAAGCCGGGCATGACAAGGAATGGGCCGAGAACGGGGCGCTGCTGACCATGGCCTCCATATTTGCCAGCGGCGGGTATCACCTCTTATTAGGTGAGGACCATGGAATGCTGACCATGCCGTACTATCCCGATTATGCGGTGATGCGGCCTGAATTTGCCGTTGAAGTCAGACGTTACTACGATTTCATTGTGCGGTTTGGTACGCTGATACACGACACGCAGCTGGAAGATGTATCTTATACCTATACAGCAGGAGTTAATACCGAGATTACCTTCGAAGGCAAGGTGCCTTTTGCGCCGAACGGAGATATTAATTCCGTGTGGACCATCATCAAGCGGATGCCGGGCTATCAGATCCTGCAACTCATTAACCTTGCCGGGCTTGAGGATGATTATTGGGAGCATGGCAAGAAACAGCGGCCTGAGCCCCAAACCGGAGTGGTGTGCAATTTGCTGATTGAACAGCCGCTGGAGTGCATTTACACGGCAAGCCCGGATGATCTTAACCAGGAAGTCTGTTTCCTGGATTACGAAATTGTTCCCCATGGGCAAGGACTGGCGGCCAGATTTACTCTCCCTTCCTTAAAAATTTGGTCCATGATCGTAGTAAAATACTGCTTATAG
- a CDS encoding sensor histidine kinase, with protein sequence MKNRKNSLGVRLIQLFAAITIPLLSVLFAGGYYAKENVLAQVSRSYQNLVNSNLKMMESSLEDITINLVDIVDHDVNFLQFNTPGLTDSDYYFARMGIMQRNQAYQAYYHSVDMFYLYSGVNDTLTLSNVLGTTEDYMDEVRAWITNRVHNEDHLEPLQYKWTIVKIAGDYYLNRTVGNNLGNPSYIGALIRIDSMRSPLGNLNLQSGGDVLIVDNEGNILTSPSETMGSDFKLPREKLNRNSSFSFKHGGVKLFVVSSQSATLGINLSVVIPDSELLQGLNIFQMIINVLPFFILITLLVYLYYFRRMVIRPILDLLGGIHRIRKGSMETQLPSSNLLEFQALNQAFNTMVVEIQNLKIDVYEERLNAQKAEMKHLQMQINPHFFLNTLNIIFQLADLKRYELVKKTVRHLVQYFRFMLQVKDNSITLGQEIAHLSNYLEIQKMRYQQSFDFQITIAEDLRSAFIPSLIVQPFVENAMLHGISLKAEKFYLEISAVRSEEENGTMIIEISDNGKGSSAEKLQGLNSPDYTPGTEEGHIGIWNVKQRLAMRYEGNAGIYFSGNEPSGFRVRLILPIEYTEGER encoded by the coding sequence ATGAAAAACAGAAAAAACTCGCTGGGTGTAAGGCTTATTCAACTGTTTGCTGCTATAACGATACCGCTTCTTTCCGTGCTGTTTGCAGGGGGATACTATGCCAAGGAAAATGTATTAGCTCAGGTATCCAGATCCTATCAGAATTTGGTCAACTCCAATTTGAAAATGATGGAGAGCAGTCTTGAGGATATTACGATTAATCTGGTGGATATTGTCGATCATGACGTGAATTTTCTCCAATTCAATACTCCGGGGCTGACAGACTCCGATTATTATTTTGCCCGTATGGGAATTATGCAAAGAAATCAAGCCTATCAGGCCTATTATCATAGCGTGGACATGTTTTATCTGTACTCCGGCGTCAACGATACGTTGACATTATCCAATGTATTAGGAACGACGGAGGATTATATGGATGAGGTACGGGCTTGGATCACGAACAGGGTCCACAATGAAGATCATTTAGAACCGCTCCAGTACAAGTGGACAATCGTTAAGATTGCAGGGGATTACTATTTAAACCGGACAGTCGGCAATAATCTGGGCAATCCCTCCTATATCGGTGCGCTTATCCGGATTGACTCCATGCGCTCACCGCTGGGCAATCTAAATCTGCAATCCGGCGGTGATGTTCTTATCGTAGATAATGAAGGGAATATCTTAACCAGTCCTTCGGAAACGATGGGCAGCGACTTCAAGCTGCCGCGTGAGAAGTTGAACCGCAATTCTTCGTTTTCTTTTAAGCATGGGGGCGTGAAATTGTTCGTGGTGTCCAGCCAATCAGCCACCCTGGGAATCAATCTTTCCGTGGTCATCCCCGATTCAGAGCTGCTGCAGGGATTGAATATTTTCCAGATGATTATTAATGTGCTTCCCTTTTTTATTCTGATCACTCTGCTGGTCTACTTATATTATTTCCGCCGTATGGTCATCCGTCCGATTCTGGATTTGCTGGGCGGTATCCACCGCATCAGAAAAGGGTCCATGGAAACCCAGCTTCCTTCTTCTAACCTGCTAGAGTTTCAGGCACTGAATCAGGCGTTCAATACTATGGTTGTAGAAATACAAAATTTGAAAATTGATGTATACGAGGAACGGCTAAATGCGCAAAAAGCAGAGATGAAGCATTTGCAGATGCAAATTAATCCTCACTTCTTTCTGAATACGCTCAATATCATTTTTCAGCTTGCCGACCTCAAGCGTTACGAATTAGTGAAAAAGACCGTGCGTCACCTGGTGCAGTATTTCCGCTTTATGCTTCAGGTCAAGGATAACAGCATTACTTTGGGACAAGAGATAGCGCATCTCAGCAATTATCTTGAAATTCAAAAGATGCGCTACCAGCAGTCCTTTGATTTTCAGATTACCATAGCCGAAGATCTTAGGAGCGCCTTTATACCGTCCTTGATTGTACAGCCCTTTGTAGAGAATGCCATGCTTCATGGCATAAGTTTGAAAGCAGAGAAGTTCTATTTGGAAATTTCGGCCGTCCGCTCTGAAGAAGAGAACGGTACCATGATCATTGAAATCTCGGATAACGGAAAAGGCAGCAGTGCCGAGAAACTGCAGGGTTTAAATTCACCTGATTACACGCCCGGAACTGAGGAAGGGCACATTGGCATCTGGAATGTAAAGCAAAGATTGGCTATGCGTTATGAGGGGAATGCCGGGATTTATTTCAGCGGGAATGAGCCGTCCGGATTCCGTGTACGGCTGATTCTGCCCATTGAATATACAGAAGGAGAACGATAA
- a CDS encoding carbohydrate ABC transporter permease yields the protein MEKKRTNPFIIIFLSLFSLACLIPFWLVFMISVADEDWVTANGYSFWPGKFSLVAYRYLFEDAEKILRAYGVSASVTMIGVVVSLFVTSAMAYALSRKEFPLRGALSIFILITMLFSGGLLPWYLVYTRFLHVQDTLMALIIPGLIGGFNVIIMRTFFTNSIPPSLIDSSQIDGAGEFRTYFSIILPLSLPVMATIGLFTTVSYWNDWFTSLVFIQNEKLFSLQYLLTKTLMNASFLQTIANKAYSSTAQVTTPLESIRMAMAMIAIGPLVLVFPFLQKYFVKGLTVGAVKG from the coding sequence ATGGAGAAAAAACGAACTAATCCCTTTATCATTATTTTCCTGTCTTTGTTTAGCCTGGCCTGCCTGATCCCGTTCTGGCTTGTGTTCATGATATCGGTCGCCGATGAAGACTGGGTAACTGCTAATGGTTACAGCTTCTGGCCCGGAAAATTCAGTCTTGTCGCTTATCGGTATTTGTTTGAGGATGCCGAGAAAATATTGCGGGCCTATGGTGTTTCTGCCTCGGTAACGATGATTGGTGTGGTCGTCAGCTTGTTCGTGACTTCCGCAATGGCCTATGCCTTGTCGCGCAAAGAGTTTCCGCTAAGAGGTGCGCTGAGCATTTTCATCTTGATCACGATGTTGTTCTCGGGAGGCTTGCTGCCCTGGTATCTTGTCTACACCCGGTTCCTGCATGTTCAGGATACGTTGATGGCCCTTATCATTCCGGGTCTGATCGGCGGCTTCAACGTTATCATCATGCGGACATTCTTCACGAACAGTATACCGCCTTCACTGATTGATTCTTCCCAAATAGATGGGGCGGGAGAATTCCGTACCTACTTTAGCATTATTTTGCCCCTGTCCCTTCCTGTCATGGCTACGATCGGACTGTTCACCACGGTTTCCTACTGGAACGACTGGTTTACAAGCCTCGTCTTCATCCAGAATGAGAAGCTGTTCTCGCTGCAATACCTATTGACCAAAACCTTAATGAACGCTTCGTTCCTGCAGACGATCGCCAATAAGGCTTATAGTTCAACCGCACAGGTCACAACGCCGCTGGAATCCATTCGGATGGCGATGGCGATGATTGCAATCGGACCGCTGGTGCTGGTATTCCCTTTCCTGCAGAAGTATTTTGTAAAAGGTCTAACCGTAGGTGCTGTGAAAGGCTGA
- a CDS encoding helix-turn-helix domain-containing protein, translating into MRLLIVDDEQFAVEGLLYCCDWKAFGIEEVLTENRADRARDIVNDKKIDLLICDIEMPDEDGLSLVGWVREHSPWTESIFLTCHSEFSYAKKAVNLGSFDYLLKPVDTDELLSAVSGMIAAVREKEEYESYNKMYHKYLNLWQQEKPMRVERFWQDLLSRSILTFGDFFERELAGAGVGLHPGDLVLPILISIEEWSKPLSPRDQEIMEYAVKKAAAEFFTEAYQGEAVTDKNGVLFILLYAKGTEGGRAAENLSIQKLIATGIRFIKACQELFYSIATCYVGSFKPLQELPVMCESLKSMERDNISRTQSVLLYLPQDHMLRSPNPDDIRLDDLISYMLNGECESAVRFIHNLTEQLEANPCFQGRNLDALHQDTLQIIYHFLQVRGINAGSIALFTDWTNARIRGLLQYRHWAEGIVSAVMEAEFERQEKGGVIERSIRYIQQNVEEEISRASVADYVGLNPAYLSRLFKKETGQNLIDFLISVKMNRTRELLDTTDMSVSAIAQQVGYSNFSHFTKMFRKQFDVNPQEYRKVTKRLD; encoded by the coding sequence ATGCGGTTATTAATTGTAGATGATGAACAGTTTGCCGTAGAGGGGCTTCTCTACTGCTGCGACTGGAAGGCGTTTGGGATTGAAGAGGTCTTGACGGAAAACAGGGCAGACAGAGCCAGGGATATTGTAAATGATAAAAAAATAGATTTGCTGATTTGCGATATTGAAATGCCTGATGAAGACGGGCTTTCGCTGGTGGGCTGGGTGAGGGAGCACTCTCCCTGGACGGAGTCGATATTTCTGACCTGTCATTCCGAATTTTCCTATGCAAAAAAAGCCGTTAACCTCGGGAGTTTTGATTATCTGCTGAAGCCGGTTGACACGGATGAACTGCTGTCTGCGGTATCGGGCATGATTGCAGCCGTCCGCGAGAAGGAAGAATATGAGTCTTACAATAAAATGTACCATAAGTATTTAAATCTGTGGCAGCAAGAAAAGCCGATGCGGGTGGAACGTTTCTGGCAGGACTTATTGTCCCGCAGCATCCTGACTTTTGGGGATTTTTTTGAACGGGAGCTGGCCGGTGCGGGTGTGGGGCTGCATCCTGGCGATCTGGTGCTTCCCATTCTGATCAGCATTGAGGAGTGGAGTAAACCCTTAAGTCCGCGTGATCAGGAAATCATGGAATATGCCGTGAAGAAAGCGGCGGCGGAATTTTTTACAGAAGCGTACCAAGGGGAGGCAGTGACAGACAAAAACGGGGTTCTGTTCATTTTGCTGTACGCCAAAGGGACGGAGGGCGGACGGGCGGCTGAGAACCTTAGTATTCAGAAGCTCATTGCCACGGGTATACGTTTTATCAAGGCATGCCAGGAGTTGTTCTACAGCATAGCAACCTGCTATGTCGGATCATTCAAACCTCTTCAGGAGCTGCCGGTAATGTGCGAAAGTTTAAAGAGCATGGAACGTGACAATATCTCCCGGACCCAATCCGTGCTCTTATACTTGCCGCAAGACCATATGCTGCGCTCCCCTAATCCGGATGACATCCGGCTCGATGATCTAATCTCTTATATGCTAAACGGAGAGTGTGAGTCCGCTGTCCGTTTTATTCATAACCTGACAGAGCAATTGGAAGCCAATCCTTGCTTTCAGGGAAGAAATCTGGATGCCTTGCATCAGGATACCTTGCAGATTATATACCACTTCCTGCAGGTAAGAGGAATCAACGCAGGAAGCATTGCCCTGTTTACAGACTGGACAAACGCCCGTATACGGGGGCTGCTTCAATACAGGCATTGGGCAGAAGGGATCGTCTCAGCGGTCATGGAAGCGGAATTCGAGCGGCAGGAAAAGGGCGGGGTGATTGAGCGGTCCATCCGGTACATCCAGCAAAATGTAGAGGAAGAGATCTCCAGAGCGAGTGTCGCTGATTATGTGGGTTTGAACCCGGCCTATCTTTCCAGGCTGTTTAAAAAAGAGACGGGCCAAAACCTTATTGATTTCCTTATTTCGGTGAAGATGAACCGCACCCGCGAGCTTCTGGACACAACGGATATGTCGGTCAGCGCGATAGCGCAACAGGTAGGGTACAGTAATTTTTCGCATTTCACCAAAATGTTCCGTAAGCAGTTCGACGTGAATCCCCAGGAATACCGGAAGGTCACAAAACGATTAGACTGA
- a CDS encoding ABC transporter permease, which yields MASVKVAITQPGISRPNTKWRTLWKYRALVVLALPGILLMLINNYLPMFGIFLAFKDLNYTDGIWGSKWNGLDNFKFLFASNDAWLIIRNTLLYNISFLLINTILAVLLALLLNEVKNKFASKFFQSTVILPNFISMVIVGYIVYGFLNPELGFINKFILEPFGIDPRNWYAEAQHWPYILTIVNTWKGVGYSAVVYLAAIVGIDSEYYEAAVIDGASRWKQMTKITIPLIAPIIIIMTLLAIGRIFNADFGLFYQATMASGMIKDTTDVIDTYVYRALMVTGDTGLASSAGLLQSVVGFTLVITVNLIVRKFSKENALF from the coding sequence ATGGCTTCGGTAAAAGTAGCAATAACTCAACCCGGCATCTCGCGGCCGAATACAAAATGGAGAACCTTATGGAAGTACAGGGCATTAGTTGTTCTGGCATTGCCGGGAATCCTGCTGATGTTAATCAATAACTATCTGCCTATGTTTGGTATTTTTTTGGCCTTCAAGGACCTTAATTATACAGACGGAATATGGGGAAGCAAATGGAACGGACTGGACAACTTTAAGTTTTTGTTTGCTTCAAACGACGCTTGGCTGATCATAAGGAATACACTGTTGTACAACATCAGCTTTTTGCTTATCAATACGATATTGGCAGTGCTGCTGGCACTTCTCCTCAACGAGGTCAAGAATAAATTTGCCTCCAAATTCTTTCAGAGCACAGTGATCCTGCCTAACTTTATTTCTATGGTCATTGTCGGCTACATCGTTTATGGATTTTTAAATCCGGAACTGGGGTTTATCAATAAATTTATTCTGGAGCCCTTCGGTATTGATCCTAGAAACTGGTATGCGGAAGCGCAGCATTGGCCTTATATTCTGACCATTGTCAACACCTGGAAGGGTGTGGGCTACTCGGCCGTCGTTTATCTGGCAGCCATTGTCGGGATAGACTCTGAATATTATGAAGCAGCCGTCATTGATGGGGCCAGCCGCTGGAAGCAAATGACGAAAATTACGATTCCGCTGATTGCTCCGATTATTATCATTATGACCTTGCTGGCGATTGGCCGGATTTTCAATGCCGACTTCGGTCTGTTCTATCAGGCAACCATGGCATCCGGAATGATCAAGGATACTACTGATGTTATTGATACCTATGTATACAGGGCGTTAATGGTTACCGGCGATACGGGACTCGCCTCCTCGGCAGGGCTGCTGCAATCAGTTGTCGGCTTTACACTTGTCATTACCGTCAACCTGATTGTCCGTAAATTCAGCAAAGAAAATGCTTTGTTCTAA
- a CDS encoding glycoside hydrolase family 13 protein: MNSTKWWQTAVIYQIYPRSFQDSDGDGIGDLRGIINRLDYLEQLGITAIWLSPVYNSPNDDNGYDISDYQDIMAEFGTMADMEELIESAKLRNIRIIMDLVVNHTSDEHPWFIEARKGKDNPYRDYYIWRDPVNGGVPNSLRSTFSGSAWELDEASGQYFLHLFSRRQPDLNWENEKVRQEVWDMMNFWLDKGIGGFRMDVIDLVGKIPDQEITGNGPKLHEYLQDMNRETFGKHDVLTVGETWGATPEVAKLYSNPDRGELSMVFQFEHIGLDQQDGGEKWDLKPLNVSELKQVLAKWQTELGNEGWNSLFWNNHDLPRIVSRWGDDKQYRVESAKMFAILLHLMKGTPYIYQGEELGMTNYPIQDISEAQDIESINMYHERLAEGYAREDIIHSINTKGRDNARTPIQWNANANGGFTTGEPWLHVNPNYTEINMEANLEDPDSVFYCYRKLIELRKNNPIVVWGDFELVTGVRDQVFMYFRRYEGQTWLVTANFSGEEVPLELPEIGPAGEFIIGNYSRNDVDFKEIQLQPYEAFAVKVI; encoded by the coding sequence TTGAATAGTACGAAATGGTGGCAGACAGCGGTTATTTACCAGATTTATCCTAGGAGTTTTCAAGACAGCGACGGGGACGGGATTGGCGATCTCCGGGGAATTATCAACCGGCTTGACTATTTGGAGCAGCTTGGAATCACGGCAATCTGGCTTAGTCCTGTATACAATTCACCCAATGACGACAATGGCTATGACATCAGTGACTATCAGGATATTATGGCCGAATTCGGCACGATGGCGGACATGGAGGAATTAATCGAAAGTGCCAAGCTCCGTAACATCCGGATCATCATGGATCTGGTTGTCAACCATACCTCAGATGAACATCCATGGTTCATTGAAGCCCGCAAGGGAAAAGACAATCCGTACCGGGACTATTATATCTGGCGTGACCCTGTAAACGGCGGGGTTCCCAACTCTCTGCGTTCAACATTCAGCGGATCGGCCTGGGAGCTTGACGAAGCGAGCGGCCAGTACTTTCTGCACTTGTTCAGCCGCAGACAGCCGGATCTGAACTGGGAGAACGAGAAGGTCCGTCAAGAGGTATGGGATATGATGAATTTCTGGCTCGATAAAGGCATCGGCGGTTTCCGCATGGACGTGATTGATCTGGTCGGCAAAATACCGGATCAGGAGATCACAGGAAATGGCCCGAAGCTTCATGAATATCTGCAGGATATGAACCGGGAGACGTTCGGTAAGCATGATGTTCTGACCGTAGGAGAGACTTGGGGAGCGACTCCCGAAGTGGCCAAGCTCTATTCCAATCCCGACCGGGGTGAGCTGTCAATGGTATTCCAGTTTGAACATATCGGTCTGGATCAGCAGGACGGGGGAGAAAAGTGGGATTTGAAGCCCCTGAATGTAAGCGAATTGAAGCAGGTGCTGGCGAAATGGCAGACCGAGCTGGGGAACGAAGGCTGGAATAGTCTCTTCTGGAACAATCACGATTTGCCGAGAATTGTATCCCGTTGGGGGGATGACAAGCAATACCGTGTGGAGAGTGCCAAAATGTTCGCCATTCTTCTGCATTTGATGAAGGGCACGCCTTACATTTATCAAGGCGAAGAACTCGGGATGACCAATTATCCGATTCAGGATATCAGCGAAGCACAGGATATTGAGAGCATCAATATGTATCATGAACGGCTTGCAGAAGGGTATGCCAGGGAGGATATTATTCATTCCATCAATACCAAGGGAAGGGATAATGCCCGGACCCCGATTCAGTGGAATGCCAACGCTAACGGAGGATTTACAACCGGTGAGCCGTGGCTGCATGTAAATCCAAATTATACGGAAATTAATATGGAAGCCAATCTGGAAGATCCCGATTCGGTGTTCTACTGCTACCGTAAGCTGATTGAGCTGCGGAAGAACAACCCGATTGTTGTATGGGGCGATTTTGAACTGGTGACAGGCGTGCGTGATCAGGTGTTCATGTACTTCCGCCGCTATGAGGGACAGACCTGGCTGGTTACAGCCAATTTCAGCGGGGAAGAGGTTCCGCTGGAATTGCCGGAGATAGGGCCAGCCGGTGAGTTTATCATTGGCAACTATTCCAGAAATGACGTGGACTTTAAGGAGATACAATTACAGCCGTACGAAGCATTTGCCGTTAAAGTAATCTAG